A single genomic interval of Cupriavidus sp. MP-37 harbors:
- a CDS encoding enoyl-CoA hydratase/isomerase family protein, giving the protein MTTPSADTATLSPRYERYRALTLRRHGPILEIVMGAAQSANQKLATADASMHRELAEIWRDVSADPDVRVALIRGEGKGFSAGGDLALVEDMANDFDTRTRVWHEARDLVYNVINCDKPVVSAMHGPAVGAGLVAGLLADISIAAKTARIVDGHTRLGVAAGDHAAIVWPLLCGMAKAKYYLMLCESVSGEEAERIGLVSLAVDEDELVARAFEVANRLAAGSQSAIRWTKYALNNWLRMAGPAFDTSLALEFMGFAGPDVHEGMASLREKRPPQFR; this is encoded by the coding sequence ATGACCACGCCCTCCGCTGACACCGCCACGCTGTCCCCGCGCTACGAGCGCTACCGCGCGCTGACTCTGCGCCGCCACGGCCCGATCCTGGAAATCGTCATGGGCGCGGCCCAGTCGGCCAACCAGAAGCTGGCCACCGCGGACGCCAGCATGCACCGCGAGCTGGCCGAAATCTGGCGCGACGTGTCCGCCGACCCCGACGTGCGCGTGGCGCTGATCCGCGGCGAGGGCAAGGGCTTCTCCGCCGGTGGCGACCTGGCGCTGGTCGAGGACATGGCCAACGACTTCGACACCCGCACCCGCGTCTGGCACGAGGCGCGCGACCTGGTCTACAACGTCATCAACTGCGACAAGCCGGTGGTCTCGGCGATGCACGGCCCGGCCGTCGGCGCCGGCCTGGTGGCGGGCCTGCTCGCCGATATCTCGATCGCGGCCAAGACCGCGCGCATCGTCGACGGCCATACCCGCCTGGGCGTCGCCGCCGGCGACCATGCCGCGATCGTGTGGCCGCTGCTGTGCGGAATGGCCAAGGCCAAGTACTATCTGATGCTGTGCGAGTCGGTCAGCGGCGAAGAGGCCGAGCGGATCGGCCTGGTCTCGCTGGCGGTGGATGAGGACGAACTGGTGGCGCGCGCGTTCGAGGTGGCCAACCGGCTGGCGGCGGGATCGCAGAGCGCGATCCGCTGGACCAAGTATGCCCTCAACAACTGGCTGCGCATGGCCGGCCCCGCTTTCGATACCTCGCTGGCGCTGGAATTCATGGGCTTTGCCGGCCCCGACGTGCACGAAGGCATGGCGAGCCTGCGCGAGAAGCGGCCGCCTCAGTTCAGGTAA
- a CDS encoding PhaM family polyhydroxyalkanoate granule multifunctional regulatory protein, whose protein sequence is MFGQIPDFTNGFDFMRRLWGGAGMPASLMPGLQAMTPPMDLEDLDKRIADLKAVESWLQLNTNLLRTTIQGLEVQRATLVALQTFGNALSPEAMQSAMDNVARAANAPSAEAPQRTGADTGSGKPAEPPAAEPAQPAQPAAGDAEAARAPNAALWWDMLQQQFNQIASSAAAASMVPFGMGGMGGFGAAGAATPAGAAPSGAGKPKTAAAGEPPSSGASRPAAKKAPAKKAAARKSAKAKPARHAGEGGDGGNGSNNGAGGSVTN, encoded by the coding sequence ATGTTCGGACAGATTCCCGATTTCACCAACGGCTTCGACTTCATGCGCCGACTCTGGGGCGGGGCGGGCATGCCCGCCAGCCTGATGCCCGGCCTGCAGGCCATGACGCCGCCGATGGACCTGGAAGACCTCGACAAGCGCATCGCCGACCTGAAGGCGGTGGAAAGCTGGCTGCAGCTGAATACCAACCTGCTGCGCACCACCATCCAGGGACTCGAAGTGCAGCGCGCCACGCTGGTGGCGCTGCAGACCTTCGGCAACGCGCTGTCGCCCGAGGCGATGCAATCGGCCATGGACAACGTCGCGCGCGCGGCCAACGCGCCCAGCGCCGAGGCGCCGCAACGCACCGGCGCCGATACCGGCAGCGGCAAGCCGGCAGAGCCGCCCGCCGCCGAGCCCGCCCAGCCCGCCCAGCCCGCCGCCGGCGACGCCGAGGCGGCCCGGGCGCCCAACGCCGCGCTGTGGTGGGACATGCTGCAACAACAGTTCAACCAGATTGCCAGCAGCGCCGCCGCGGCCAGCATGGTGCCGTTCGGCATGGGCGGCATGGGGGGCTTTGGCGCCGCCGGCGCCGCCACGCCAGCCGGCGCCGCACCATCCGGCGCAGGGAAGCCGAAGACCGCGGCAGCCGGCGAGCCGCCATCATCCGGCGCCTCCAGGCCTGCCGCGAAGAAGGCACCGGCGAAGAAAGCGGCTGCCAGGAAGTCGGCCAAGGCCAAACCGGCCCGGCATGCCGGCGAGGGCGGCGATGGCGGTAACGGCAGCAACAACGGCGCCGGAGGCAGCGTCACCAACTGA
- a CDS encoding tripartite tricarboxylate transporter substrate binding protein, which yields MRPAGYFRPVLAALTAAPLLALLCTASAPARADNWPSQPIRWVVPYPAGGGTDVVARTVAQAITPALGKQVVIDNRPGAATIVGADAVAHAKPDGYTVLTADTATLAANPSLYKKLPYNVDKDFVYIGQLARFPLVLVANPNFPARTLKEAIDYAQKHPGKVNFASPGAGSPHHLAMELFMDQTRVKMTHVPYKGAAPAVQDLLAGQVDLMFLDLASGQQNVQAGKLRALGVATPKRLGVLPSVPTVAEGGVAGFEAYAWQGMVAPAGTPKAVVTRLNAELVKALKTPEVQKKLEGVGVEAVSSSPEEFASYARAEAERWGKLIKAKGITVD from the coding sequence CGCGCGCCGACAACTGGCCGTCGCAGCCGATCCGCTGGGTGGTGCCGTACCCCGCCGGCGGCGGCACCGATGTGGTGGCGCGCACCGTGGCCCAGGCCATCACGCCGGCGCTGGGCAAGCAGGTGGTGATCGACAACCGTCCGGGCGCCGCCACCATCGTCGGCGCCGATGCGGTGGCGCATGCCAAGCCCGACGGCTACACCGTGCTGACCGCCGATACCGCCACGCTGGCCGCCAATCCGTCGCTGTACAAGAAGCTGCCCTACAACGTCGACAAGGACTTTGTCTATATCGGCCAGCTGGCGCGCTTCCCGCTGGTGCTGGTGGCCAACCCGAACTTTCCCGCGCGCACGCTCAAGGAAGCGATCGACTATGCGCAGAAGCATCCGGGCAAGGTCAACTTTGCCTCGCCGGGCGCGGGCAGCCCGCACCATCTGGCGATGGAGCTGTTCATGGACCAGACCCGGGTCAAGATGACGCACGTGCCCTACAAGGGCGCCGCCCCCGCGGTGCAGGACCTGCTGGCCGGGCAGGTCGACCTGATGTTCCTGGACCTGGCCTCGGGCCAGCAGAACGTGCAGGCCGGCAAGCTGCGCGCGCTGGGCGTGGCCACGCCCAAGCGCCTCGGCGTGCTGCCCAGTGTGCCGACCGTTGCCGAAGGCGGCGTGGCCGGCTTCGAGGCCTACGCCTGGCAAGGCATGGTGGCGCCGGCGGGCACGCCCAAGGCCGTGGTCACGCGGCTGAATGCCGAACTGGTCAAGGCGCTGAAGACGCCCGAAGTGCAGAAGAAGCTGGAAGGCGTGGGCGTGGAAGCGGTGTCAAGCTCGCCGGAGGAATTCGCCAGCTATGCGCGCGCCGAGGCCGAGCGCTGGGGCAAGCTGATCAAGGCCAAGGGCATTACGGTCGACTGA
- a CDS encoding fumarylacetoacetate hydrolase family protein, translating to MKLATLKDGSRDGQLVVVSRDLKTAHFANDIAGRLQTVLDDWQFYAPQLQDLYDALNGGRARHPFAFAPKDCMAPLPRAYQWADGSAYVNHVELVRKARGAEMPPEFWTDPLMYQGGSDDFLGPHDDIVCASEAFGIDFEAEVAVITGDVKMGATPEQAGDAIRLVMLANDVSLRNLIPAELGKGFGFFQSKPATAFSPVAVTPDELGEAWRERKVHLPMTVHWNSKKVGQPDCGTDMVFDFGQLIAHICKTRNVRAGSIVGSGTISNVDRSKGYCCIAEKRMLETIDAGQPVTEFMKFGDAVKIEMFDAQGHSVFGAIDQLVAAA from the coding sequence ATGAAACTCGCAACTTTGAAGGACGGTTCACGCGACGGCCAGCTGGTGGTCGTGTCGCGCGACCTGAAGACCGCGCACTTCGCCAACGACATCGCCGGCAGGCTGCAGACCGTGCTCGACGACTGGCAGTTCTACGCGCCGCAGCTGCAGGACCTGTACGACGCGCTCAACGGCGGCCGCGCGCGCCATCCGTTCGCATTCGCGCCGAAGGACTGCATGGCGCCGCTGCCGCGCGCCTACCAGTGGGCCGACGGCTCGGCCTACGTCAACCATGTCGAGCTGGTGCGCAAGGCGCGCGGCGCCGAGATGCCGCCCGAGTTCTGGACCGACCCGCTGATGTACCAGGGCGGCTCCGACGATTTCCTGGGCCCGCACGACGACATCGTCTGCGCCAGTGAGGCCTTCGGCATCGACTTCGAGGCCGAGGTCGCGGTCATCACCGGCGACGTGAAGATGGGCGCCACCCCGGAGCAGGCCGGCGACGCCATCCGGCTGGTGATGCTGGCCAACGACGTCTCGCTGCGCAACCTGATCCCGGCCGAGCTGGGCAAGGGCTTCGGCTTCTTCCAGAGCAAGCCGGCGACGGCGTTCTCGCCGGTGGCGGTGACGCCCGACGAACTGGGCGAGGCCTGGCGCGAGCGCAAGGTGCACCTGCCGATGACCGTGCACTGGAACAGCAAGAAGGTGGGCCAGCCCGACTGCGGCACCGACATGGTGTTCGACTTCGGCCAGCTGATCGCGCATATCTGCAAGACCCGCAACGTGCGCGCCGGCAGCATCGTCGGCTCGGGCACGATCTCCAACGTCGACCGCAGCAAGGGCTACTGCTGCATCGCCGAGAAGCGCATGCTCGAGACCATCGACGCAGGCCAGCCGGTGACCGAATTCATGAAGTTTGGCGACGCGGTCAAGATCGAGATGTTCGACGCGCAGGGCCATTCGGTGTTCGGCGCGATCGACCAGTTGGTGGCGGCCGCCTGA